In Pedobacter sp. W3I1, one DNA window encodes the following:
- a CDS encoding ABC transporter ATP-binding protein → MIEIKDIYKSFSGNDVLQGISGKFEEGVTNLIIGGSGSGKTTLLKCMVGLHQPDSGSVLYDGRDFTPMTYEQRIEVRKEIGMLFQGSALFDSMTVEENIMFPLNMFTDQSRKEKLERVDFCLERVNLAGKNKLFPAELSGGMKKRVGIARAISMNPKYLFCDEPNSGLDPKTSIVIDELIQEITEEYKTTTIVVTHDMNSVMGIGDYILFLHEGKKFWEGSNKEIAHTDIKELNDFVFASRFMKAAKDKF, encoded by the coding sequence ATGATCGAAATTAAAGATATTTATAAATCGTTCTCGGGAAATGATGTATTACAAGGTATTTCCGGAAAGTTTGAAGAAGGTGTAACCAATTTAATTATCGGTGGTTCCGGATCAGGAAAAACAACTTTACTGAAGTGCATGGTAGGTTTGCATCAGCCAGATTCGGGCTCGGTATTGTACGATGGGCGCGATTTTACGCCTATGACCTATGAGCAGCGTATTGAGGTGCGTAAAGAAATCGGCATGTTATTTCAAGGCTCTGCCCTGTTCGATAGTATGACTGTTGAAGAAAACATTATGTTTCCTTTAAACATGTTTACCGATCAAAGCAGAAAAGAAAAGCTTGAAAGAGTTGATTTTTGTTTAGAACGGGTAAACCTTGCCGGTAAAAACAAATTATTCCCGGCAGAATTATCGGGTGGAATGAAAAAACGCGTGGGTATTGCGCGTGCCATTTCGATGAACCCGAAATATTTGTTCTGCGATGAGCCTAACTCGGGTTTAGACCCTAAAACTTCGATCGTAATTGATGAACTGATTCAGGAAATTACTGAAGAGTACAAAACCACAACCATTGTGGTAACGCACGATATGAACTCAGTAATGGGCATTGGTGATTATATTTTGTTCTTACACGAAGGGAAGAAATTCTGGGAAGGTAGTAATAAAGAAATTGCACATACCGATATTAAAGAATTAAACGATTTCGTATTTGCCAGCCGCTTTATGAAAGCTGCAAAAGATAAGTTTTAA
- a CDS encoding S9 family peptidase translates to MITQSNFSLSGSDGKLIIGDITFDEKNPNTPIVLFVHGFKGFKDWGAHNLVARYFASNGYRYIKFNLSHSGVPVDDPKDVTDMDAFARNTVSKELFDLNAILDFIEKAYGKETKVNLIGHSRGGGLSIIEAANDLRINKLITWSAIGDFSSLWKKEQEAEWKKNGKIFVINARTKEQMPLNVTLLEDLEENAAALNILDAAKRVNIPWLIIHGDDDVNVPFETAQTLAEANPGSRLVKIEGANHVYGATQPYNNDTLPPLLFKVCEKVLLFLDEG, encoded by the coding sequence ATGATTACACAAAGCAATTTTAGCCTTAGCGGTTCAGACGGAAAATTAATTATTGGCGATATCACTTTTGATGAAAAAAACCCCAACACACCCATTGTACTTTTTGTTCATGGTTTTAAAGGCTTTAAAGATTGGGGTGCGCACAATTTAGTGGCCCGGTACTTTGCCAGCAATGGCTACCGTTACATCAAATTCAATTTATCACACAGCGGTGTTCCTGTTGATGATCCGAAAGATGTAACCGATATGGATGCCTTTGCCCGAAATACCGTATCGAAAGAACTTTTTGACTTAAATGCCATACTCGATTTTATTGAAAAAGCTTACGGTAAAGAAACCAAAGTAAACCTCATCGGCCATAGCCGTGGCGGTGGGTTATCCATCATTGAGGCTGCTAACGACCTGAGGATAAACAAACTGATTACCTGGAGCGCCATTGGCGATTTTAGCAGTCTTTGGAAAAAAGAACAGGAAGCAGAATGGAAAAAAAACGGCAAAATATTCGTTATTAATGCCCGTACGAAGGAGCAAATGCCTTTAAATGTAACCTTATTGGAAGATCTGGAAGAAAATGCAGCAGCATTGAATATTTTAGATGCAGCAAAACGGGTAAACATCCCCTGGTTAATTATCCATGGTGATGATGACGTAAATGTTCCTTTTGAAACGGCGCAAACTTTGGCAGAAGCCAACCCTGGCAGCAGGTTGGTTAAAATTGAAGGTGCCAACCATGTTTATGGTGCAACACAGCCCTATAATAACGATACTTTGCCTCCACTTTTATTTAAGGTTTGTGAAAAGGTTTTGTTATTTTTGGATGAAGGATAA
- a CDS encoding UPF0158 family protein — MIALTPEQIKEIAETIDCGFVCHWNIKNNRLIFLPTDEGFDPAYNDAWDEDIKELETNSSEYREIEQPDSRESFRMMEEFTDELPDNTRIKVTLLEALNKRKPFREFKYEIDNSGEYRQLWFDFKNQKLIEYVKDRIEDIIMLENPGDD, encoded by the coding sequence ATGATTGCTTTAACCCCAGAACAAATTAAAGAAATAGCGGAAACAATTGACTGTGGCTTTGTGTGCCACTGGAATATTAAAAACAATAGATTGATTTTCCTACCAACCGATGAGGGCTTTGATCCAGCTTACAATGATGCTTGGGACGAGGATATAAAAGAGTTAGAAACAAATTCAAGTGAGTACAGGGAAATTGAGCAACCTGATTCAAGAGAATCATTTAGGATGATGGAAGAATTTACGGATGAGCTACCCGATAATACACGGATAAAAGTTACACTACTCGAGGCACTTAATAAAAGAAAACCATTCAGAGAATTTAAATACGAAATAGATAATTCAGGAGAATACAGGCAATTATGGTTTGATTTTAAAAATCAAAAATTGATTGAGTATGTAAAAGATAGGATTGAAGATATTATTATGCTAGAGAACCCCGGGGATGATTAA
- a CDS encoding LiaI-LiaF-like domain-containing protein, giving the protein MKLDRLIWGIILLFIGGVLLLENFGVINFYWRNVWSFWPVFLIIAGLNILFNKNNSQTGSIISIGVLVVALSFLFYKGQQVPERGNWWGHQFKKDIDVDIDHNDGENDDNDTSYNHLSLSEPFVAADNAKKTVLNISGGGISFNLDGETAELINADVKKRHGNFSLKKLLTDSATVLTFQMDDKKSKWNFGDGGNDVNFKLNKEANWDILMKLGAGEANFDFANYKVRTFRFDGGAAALDIKFGDLLPITDVIVKSGVADVKIKVPTNSGCRIKTKTGLSAKDFDGFEKLSDGVYETSNYKTSTKKIFINLDGGLSNFEVSRY; this is encoded by the coding sequence ATGAAATTAGATAGATTAATTTGGGGTATTATCCTGCTTTTTATTGGCGGTGTACTTCTACTCGAAAACTTTGGCGTAATCAATTTTTATTGGCGCAACGTTTGGAGCTTTTGGCCAGTATTCTTAATCATAGCAGGTTTAAATATCCTGTTTAATAAAAACAATTCGCAAACAGGCAGTATTATTTCTATTGGTGTTTTGGTTGTGGCCTTATCGTTCCTTTTTTACAAAGGACAGCAGGTGCCAGAGCGTGGTAACTGGTGGGGCCACCAGTTCAAAAAAGATATAGATGTGGATATCGATCATAACGATGGCGAAAATGATGATAACGACACTTCGTATAATCACTTAAGTTTATCGGAGCCATTTGTAGCTGCAGATAATGCAAAAAAAACGGTGCTAAATATTTCCGGAGGTGGCATTTCATTTAATCTTGATGGTGAAACAGCTGAGTTGATCAATGCCGACGTAAAGAAAAGACATGGTAACTTCTCTTTAAAGAAATTGCTTACCGATAGTGCTACTGTACTTACTTTCCAAATGGACGATAAAAAGAGCAAATGGAATTTTGGTGATGGCGGCAACGATGTTAACTTTAAATTGAATAAAGAAGCCAACTGGGATATTTTAATGAAACTTGGCGCTGGTGAAGCAAACTTTGATTTTGCTAATTACAAAGTGCGTACCTTCCGTTTTGATGGCGGAGCAGCAGCTTTAGATATTAAATTCGGAGATTTATTGCCAATAACCGATGTAATTGTGAAATCTGGCGTGGCCGATGTTAAAATTAAGGTACCTACCAACTCAGGTTGCCGAATTAAAACTAAAACAGGCTTGTCTGCTAAAGATTTCGATGGTTTTGAAAAGTTGAGCGATGGTGTTTATGAAACTTCAAACTATAAAACCTCAACTAAAAAAATCTTTATCAATTTAGACGGCGGATTGAGTAACTTTGAGGTAAGCAGATACTAA
- a CDS encoding ABC transporter permease, whose product MNFTNFGRYILLLKSVFRRPEKLKIYLKEIAKQMDYVGVGSLGLIAIISTFIGAVMTLQIAFQLVSDFIPKTIIGSVNRDSSILELSPTISAIVLAGKIGSAISSEIGSMRVTEQIDALEIMGINAPGYLILPKIISGITMVPMLVIISMFLSITGGYIGGSISGAVTPAEYMQGITTDFNPYTIVVALVKAFVFGFIITSVPAYEGFYVRGGALEVSQASTRAVVISCISILVCDYLVTQLLL is encoded by the coding sequence ATGAATTTTACCAATTTCGGCAGATACATCCTGCTACTCAAGTCTGTATTCAGAAGGCCGGAAAAACTGAAAATTTACCTGAAAGAAATCGCCAAACAAATGGATTATGTTGGTGTAGGCTCTTTAGGTTTAATTGCTATTATCTCTACTTTTATCGGTGCGGTAATGACTTTACAAATTGCTTTCCAGTTGGTTAGTGATTTTATTCCAAAAACAATTATCGGTTCTGTAAACCGCGACTCGAGTATACTAGAGTTAAGCCCAACTATTAGTGCGATTGTACTGGCCGGAAAAATCGGATCGGCCATTTCATCAGAAATTGGTTCGATGCGTGTTACGGAACAGATTGACGCTTTAGAAATTATGGGGATAAATGCACCCGGATACCTCATCCTCCCTAAAATTATTTCGGGCATAACCATGGTACCCATGTTGGTGATCATTTCTATGTTCTTAAGTATTACTGGTGGATACATTGGCGGTTCAATCTCTGGCGCCGTTACTCCTGCAGAATATATGCAAGGTATTACAACTGATTTTAATCCTTATACCATCGTAGTTGCACTGGTAAAGGCTTTTGTATTTGGATTCATCATTACTTCAGTTCCGGCATACGAAGGTTTTTATGTTCGTGGTGGTGCTTTAGAAGTTTCGCAGGCCAGTACCAGAGCAGTTGTAATTAGCTGTATCTCTATTCTTGTTTGCGATTATTTAGTTACTCAACTTTTATTGTAA
- a CDS encoding mechanosensitive ion channel family protein, producing the protein MSAIDLVRVGDWITVEKYGADGEVTEINLTTIKVRNWDKTVTIVPSYAIVSESFKNWRAMEESEGRRIKRHINIKISSIKFCDDELIGRLQSIDFLKDYLKETQQFIERYNAENTVNPNNLVNGRHMTNIGTFRVYAEKYLESNPHINTDLTFMVRQLQATENGLPIEIYVFSKEKGLKRFEEVAADIFDHLLAAVPYFDLEIFQSPSGSDMRNFVRRGDD; encoded by the coding sequence ATGAGCGCCATCGACTTGGTGAGGGTGGGTGATTGGATAACCGTAGAAAAATACGGTGCAGATGGTGAAGTAACCGAAATTAATTTAACCACCATTAAGGTGCGCAACTGGGATAAAACCGTAACCATAGTGCCTAGTTACGCCATTGTTAGCGAATCGTTTAAGAATTGGCGGGCGATGGAAGAAAGTGAGGGCAGGAGGATTAAACGCCACATCAATATTAAAATTTCGAGCATTAAATTCTGTGATGATGAATTGATTGGAAGGCTGCAGAGCATCGATTTTCTGAAAGATTACCTGAAAGAAACGCAGCAATTTATTGAGCGGTATAATGCCGAAAATACAGTGAATCCCAATAATCTGGTTAACGGTCGGCATATGACCAATATTGGCACTTTTAGGGTTTATGCAGAGAAATACCTCGAAAGTAATCCGCACATTAATACCGATTTAACTTTCATGGTGCGCCAGTTACAGGCTACAGAAAACGGCCTTCCCATTGAGATTTATGTGTTCTCGAAAGAAAAAGGATTAAAACGTTTCGAAGAAGTTGCCGCAGATATTTTTGATCATTTATTGGCTGCGGTACCATACTTTGACCTTGAAATTTTCCAAAGCCCTAGTGGTAGTGATATGCGTAATTTTGTAAGGAGAGGGGATGATTAA
- the ispG gene encoding (E)-4-hydroxy-3-methylbut-2-enyl-diphosphate synthase yields the protein MENILAKHDLAGGYCNSLTAYSRYLTREVNIGDIALGGHNPIRIQSMTTTDTMDTLGTVEQTIRMVESGCEYVRITAPSIKEAENLANIKKELRFRGYNVPLIADIHFTPNAAEMAARIVEKVRVNPGNYADKKKFENIEYTQDAYNAELSRIYKKFIPLVKICKEYGTAMRIGTNHGSLSDRIMSHYGDTPRGMVESAMEFIRMCEDQNYYNLVISMKASNTQVMVQAYRLLVETMAKEGMNYPLHLGVTEAGDGEDGRIKSAVGIGTLLEDGLGDTIRVSLTEDPEFEAPVAKALGDRYALRSLKSKVGSPESNNPRHTLNAHRPTYSPYEYNRRITNPVQHVGGHHHPVVMIDVSKENLKDPYFLSSVGYNYNAGLDKYNLADQACDLAYLGDNLPSFSFPGNLKQVYNYQTWLNLKDKNNCHPLFSFEEFNKADHKDELLNFVEVDAGTFQPSNLPTFQSNVVLILKTSATHGMAEQRAFFVSLQEKNIQIPVIIKRTYQDADADHLMLYAATDIGALFTDGFGDGVWIDAEGQNLSLINSTSFGILQATRTRISKTEYISCPSCGRTLFDLQETTQLIRSRTDHLKGIKIGIMGCIVNGPGEMADADYGYVGTGPDKITLYRGKEVVKKNVTTAYALDELIDIIKDDGNWVEKI from the coding sequence ATGGAAAATATATTGGCAAAACATGATCTGGCTGGCGGATATTGCAACAGTTTAACAGCTTATTCGAGGTATTTAACCCGCGAAGTTAACATAGGTGATATCGCTTTGGGTGGGCATAATCCCATCCGGATCCAATCGATGACCACTACCGATACCATGGATACTTTGGGTACTGTAGAGCAGACTATTCGGATGGTAGAATCTGGCTGTGAATATGTTCGTATCACTGCCCCTAGCATTAAAGAAGCCGAAAATCTGGCCAATATTAAAAAAGAACTGCGTTTCCGCGGCTATAACGTGCCTTTAATTGCCGATATTCATTTTACGCCAAACGCAGCAGAAATGGCTGCACGTATTGTAGAAAAAGTAAGGGTTAACCCAGGCAATTACGCAGATAAAAAGAAATTCGAGAATATAGAATATACACAGGATGCTTACAATGCAGAACTAAGCCGAATTTACAAAAAGTTTATCCCTTTAGTTAAAATCTGTAAAGAGTATGGCACCGCCATGCGTATCGGCACAAACCATGGATCGCTTTCTGACAGGATTATGAGCCATTATGGCGATACTCCTCGCGGAATGGTTGAATCGGCAATGGAGTTTATCCGCATGTGCGAAGACCAGAATTATTATAATCTGGTGATCTCGATGAAAGCCAGCAATACCCAGGTGATGGTTCAAGCCTATCGCTTATTGGTTGAAACCATGGCTAAAGAAGGGATGAATTATCCCCTGCATTTAGGCGTAACAGAAGCCGGTGATGGCGAAGATGGCCGCATTAAATCAGCCGTTGGTATTGGAACTTTGTTAGAAGATGGCTTGGGCGATACCATTCGTGTTTCGTTAACCGAAGACCCTGAATTTGAAGCACCAGTAGCTAAGGCTTTGGGAGATCGATATGCTTTAAGGAGTCTGAAGTCCAAAGTCGGAAGTCCTGAGTCCAACAATCCTCGCCATACGCTCAACGCCCACCGCCCAACTTACAGTCCTTACGAGTACAACCGCCGAATTACCAATCCTGTTCAGCACGTTGGCGGGCATCATCATCCGGTAGTGATGATTGATGTTTCGAAAGAAAATTTAAAAGATCCTTACTTTTTAAGTTCAGTTGGTTACAATTACAACGCAGGTTTAGATAAATATAATTTGGCCGATCAGGCTTGCGATTTAGCTTATTTGGGAGATAACCTGCCATCTTTTTCTTTCCCCGGAAATTTAAAACAGGTTTACAATTACCAAACATGGTTAAACCTTAAAGATAAAAACAACTGCCACCCTTTATTCTCTTTTGAAGAGTTTAACAAAGCTGATCATAAAGATGAGTTATTAAACTTTGTTGAAGTTGATGCAGGAACTTTCCAGCCTTCCAACCTTCCAACTTTCCAATCTAATGTTGTTCTGATTTTAAAAACGTCAGCTACTCACGGAATGGCAGAGCAAAGAGCATTTTTTGTTTCGTTGCAAGAGAAAAATATTCAGATCCCGGTAATTATTAAAAGAACTTATCAGGATGCAGATGCCGATCATTTGATGCTTTATGCCGCAACCGATATCGGCGCTTTATTTACCGATGGTTTTGGAGACGGTGTGTGGATTGATGCAGAAGGTCAAAACCTTTCATTAATTAATTCTACCAGTTTTGGGATTTTACAGGCTACACGTACCCGCATCAGTAAAACAGAGTACATCTCTTGCCCTAGTTGTGGTAGAACACTTTTCGACTTGCAGGAAACCACACAATTGATCCGCTCGCGTACAGACCACTTAAAAGGAATAAAAATTGGTATCATGGGTTGCATTGTTAACGGACCAGGTGAAATGGCTGATGCCGATTACGGTTATGTAGGTACTGGTCCCGATAAAATTACTTTATACCGCGGTAAAGAAGTGGTAAAGAAAAATGTAACGACGGCTTATGCCTTAGACGAACTGATCGATATTATCAAAGATGATGGTAACTGGGTAGAAAAGATTTAA
- a CDS encoding PspC domain-containing protein gives MEKKLFRNEHDKMIAGVASGLADYMQVEVTIIRLLFALSAIFMAGGGLVAYIIMWIIVPVNNDPVARFSKFNDYFGHKNPNAQPFGTADPFAGPTNQGNQNWTQPVDGTQKTPFETQPNFDKFNKSNDTGRTIGGLVLLVIGCFFLMREMDFIPDWFSIRNLFRYMWPLIFIALGVSIIAKSKRKNDWAAFQNQQEAEQQKTADFSETIVENEPTTPTNKDDHSTSANPQV, from the coding sequence ATGGAAAAGAAGCTTTTTAGAAACGAACACGATAAGATGATTGCCGGTGTAGCTTCGGGACTTGCAGATTACATGCAGGTTGAGGTTACCATAATCAGATTATTGTTTGCATTATCGGCTATATTTATGGCTGGGGGTGGCTTAGTTGCCTATATTATAATGTGGATTATTGTTCCGGTGAACAACGATCCGGTAGCAAGATTTTCAAAATTTAATGATTACTTTGGTCATAAAAACCCAAATGCACAACCATTTGGAACGGCCGATCCTTTTGCCGGACCTACAAATCAGGGAAATCAGAATTGGACACAACCTGTAGACGGTACACAGAAAACACCTTTCGAAACACAACCCAATTTCGACAAATTCAATAAATCTAATGATACTGGCCGCACGATAGGTGGATTAGTGTTGTTAGTGATAGGATGTTTTTTCCTGATGCGCGAGATGGATTTTATACCCGATTGGTTTAGTATCCGCAATTTATTCAGGTACATGTGGCCATTGATATTTATTGCTTTAGGTGTAAGTATTATAGCCAAATCAAAAAGAAAGAACGACTGGGCTGCTTTTCAGAACCAACAGGAGGCCGAGCAACAAAAAACAGCCGATTTTTCTGAAACCATTGTAGAAAATGAGCCTACAACACCAACTAACAAAGATGATCATTCAACATCCGCTAACCCTCAAGTATAA
- a CDS encoding IS110 family transposase, giving the protein MMNLKYSIGIDVSKKDFHCCLSVIDSSQKVTVKSSRKLSNSPGGFKEFLAWIKQHQKEELPLRIVMEATGVYHEQLAWFLHSKGLVLSILLPNKAKKYLQADGANSKNDSIDARGLAKIGAEKNLEPWTPGSEKLYELRHYTRQHQNLKETINVIGNQLEALTHAQFQSREVIKQLNKTIKLLEQQVAEMEKAMGKLVKTDKVLNLHYENITAIKGINLLSFCVIVAETNGFTLFKNSASLVKYSGYDVIENQSGKHIGKTKISKKGNSRIRRILFMPAFCAVRDDQPQFKSLYERVVERTGFKMKGYVAVQKKLLVMMYHLWKNEQRYNPQFNYLEKIIAPEKSRATHDKIPDGSFH; this is encoded by the coding sequence ATGATGAACTTAAAGTATTCCATCGGAATTGATGTATCAAAAAAAGATTTTCATTGCTGTTTGTCGGTCATAGACAGTAGCCAGAAAGTAACTGTAAAATCCAGCCGTAAGTTATCTAACAGCCCTGGCGGTTTTAAAGAGTTTTTGGCATGGATCAAACAGCACCAGAAAGAAGAGCTGCCCCTGCGCATCGTAATGGAAGCCACTGGCGTGTACCATGAACAACTTGCATGGTTTCTGCATTCCAAAGGCTTAGTGTTAAGTATTTTATTGCCAAACAAAGCTAAGAAGTACTTACAGGCAGACGGAGCAAACTCTAAAAATGACAGTATAGATGCCCGCGGCCTTGCTAAGATTGGTGCAGAAAAGAACCTGGAACCTTGGACACCAGGAAGTGAGAAATTGTATGAACTCAGACACTATACCCGTCAGCATCAAAACCTAAAAGAGACCATCAATGTTATCGGTAACCAGCTTGAGGCACTGACCCATGCCCAGTTCCAAAGCAGGGAAGTTATAAAGCAGCTGAACAAAACGATAAAACTGCTTGAGCAACAAGTAGCAGAAATGGAAAAGGCAATGGGAAAGCTTGTTAAAACAGACAAGGTCTTAAATCTTCACTATGAAAACATTACGGCAATAAAAGGAATTAACCTGTTATCTTTTTGCGTAATCGTAGCTGAAACTAATGGCTTTACATTGTTTAAAAATTCGGCATCCTTGGTAAAATACTCAGGTTACGATGTGATAGAAAACCAATCGGGCAAACATATAGGAAAAACAAAAATATCAAAAAAGGGGAATTCCCGGATCAGAAGAATTCTGTTTATGCCAGCATTTTGTGCGGTAAGGGATGACCAGCCGCAATTTAAAAGTCTTTATGAAAGAGTTGTTGAGCGAACAGGATTTAAAATGAAGGGCTATGTTGCCGTGCAAAAGAAACTATTGGTAATGATGTACCATCTTTGGAAAAATGAGCAGAGATACAATCCTCAATTCAATTATTTAGAAAAAATAATAGCTCCAGAAAAATCCAGAGCTACACATGATAAAATTCCAGATGGAAGTTTTCACTAA
- a CDS encoding SDR family oxidoreductase — protein MKAVITGATKGIGRAIAIKFAQNGYDLILVARGLDELEKFQRELTPYGNAVFTQVADCSVKEEVYAFLNSTAINLDHVDVLVNNIGIFLPGSMLDEDDETFEKQQHLNTNASYYISKFFGKKMRSAKRGHIFNICSVASKAPVKNGGSYSVTKAAMLSLNHVLRQELAPHNVKVTAFLPGSTKTSSWEGTTIPDEKFVQPDDIAETLFTILNLSKGVNVDEVLITPLDF, from the coding sequence ATGAAAGCTGTAATAACCGGAGCAACTAAAGGAATTGGTAGAGCTATTGCGATTAAATTTGCCCAAAATGGATACGATTTAATTTTGGTAGCAAGAGGTTTAGATGAACTAGAAAAGTTTCAACGAGAATTAACCCCTTATGGGAATGCTGTTTTTACCCAGGTAGCTGATTGTTCGGTTAAAGAAGAAGTGTATGCTTTTTTAAATTCGACAGCTATAAATCTTGATCATGTAGATGTTTTAGTAAACAATATAGGAATCTTTTTACCTGGCAGTATGCTCGATGAGGACGACGAAACCTTCGAAAAGCAGCAGCATTTAAATACGAATGCCAGTTATTACATCAGTAAGTTTTTCGGAAAAAAAATGCGCTCAGCAAAGCGAGGCCATATATTCAACATCTGCTCGGTGGCCAGTAAAGCACCTGTAAAAAATGGAGGTAGTTATAGTGTAACAAAAGCAGCGATGTTAAGTCTAAATCATGTATTGCGGCAAGAGTTAGCCCCTCACAATGTTAAAGTAACTGCATTTTTGCCAGGCTCTACCAAAACTTCATCATGGGAAGGCACAACAATTCCGGATGAAAAATTTGTACAGCCTGATGATATTGCAGAAACTTTGTTTACCATTTTAAACTTAAGTAAAGGGGTAAATGTAGATGAGGTTTTGATTACTCCGCTTGATTTTTAA
- a CDS encoding RDD family protein produces the protein MKSYNPMNPDKEYIVVINGKPQGPYSLTELKDLNISANTFIRKPGMDDYKEAHAIPELRELLGFSYQKTAPQYFAAFDQRLLASVIDHFIIFGIYSIIILTSYIFIEGKDQRIMAFLIPFPSIFIIKLIYGSIAEASASQATIGKKLLNIKVTDLEGSRVSFGISLVRNFSKILSVIPVFFGYLYSFLNKKNQCWHDIAANTLVIKDRLI, from the coding sequence TTGAAATCTTATAATCCAATGAATCCTGATAAAGAATATATAGTGGTTATTAATGGTAAGCCACAAGGGCCGTATAGTTTAACCGAACTGAAAGATCTAAACATCAGTGCGAATACTTTTATACGTAAGCCCGGAATGGATGATTATAAAGAAGCTCACGCAATTCCCGAATTGCGTGAGCTTCTGGGTTTTAGCTATCAAAAAACTGCACCTCAATATTTTGCTGCTTTCGATCAAAGGCTGTTGGCATCGGTAATTGATCATTTTATTATTTTTGGAATATATAGCATTATCATTTTAACGAGCTATATTTTTATCGAAGGAAAAGATCAGCGGATTATGGCTTTTCTAATCCCATTCCCATCCATATTTATTATTAAACTCATTTACGGCAGCATTGCCGAAGCATCGGCCAGCCAAGCCACTATAGGTAAAAAACTACTTAATATTAAAGTAACAGATTTAGAAGGTAGCCGGGTTTCTTTCGGTATTTCTTTGGTGAGAAATTTTTCTAAAATCTTATCCGTAATTCCTGTTTTCTTTGGTTATTTGTACAGCTTCCTTAACAAGAAAAACCAGTGCTGGCACGATATTGCTGCCAATACGCTGGTGATAAAAGACAGGTTGATTTAA